The Tolypothrix sp. PCC 7712 region TTCTCTATATGGCGAGAAAAGCAACGCCCAATCCAATACCTTATATCCTTATCTATCAGATAAAAGTAATAGAATTACCAGCATCTTTTCTGCCAAGAGAGAGTTTTCTCGAACCCATGATTAGTGATAAAAATGGGTGAGGCAATTTGTCGCATACGAAAAATTTACTGAGCAATTAATTGAGGATTAACAAATATGTTTTTACAACTCAAAGATACTGGAGATTTAGTCAAAATAGTTGATGTACAAGAATTACTTGACCCTAATAATGATACTATTCACGGACAAGATCAAGAAGGTCAAGAAGAACAAGAAACAGATATCTTCAAAAAAGATGAGTTAGTTTTTCCTTCAGGTGAAAGCTTACCGCGCTGTTGGTTAGATGCTAACTATAGAAAAGCCTAATCACAATTTATTTGTAGGATGCGTTACTTAGTCCTTAACGCATCCTACTGCGCCGATGTAGTTTATTTTTCCTTAACACATCAAACGTAATAGGCAGTGCGTTACGCTATCAGTAACGCACTGCCTATTGGCGTGGCAATTTTTAACAAAAATTATTGAAATGGTGTAAAAATTAAGCTATTATACCAAAAATATTAAGTAATAACCGAAGTAAAAATTAGAGAAAAAATATATGACCCAAAGCTTAGAAGTTCAAGAATTTGTCATAGCGATCGCAGTTAGGCAGCATAACCCTGCGGTTTTGACACCAGACTTTCTCAAATATAGTGGTATTGTTCCTAGTGATTGGGAATTAGGCAGACAGCCCATTGTGACAAACTCTGCAGCTCAAGTTGTCTATCAAAATGGTATCAGTATAACTGCGGAAGTTAATAGAATTGTTTTCTCGGAGCCAATTCCTACTAAAGAATTGCAAGATGTATCTATTCCTGCAATAGCTCGCAAGTATGTTGAGACACTAACTCAAGTTAATTATCAAGCAGTTAGTATTAGTTTTAGAGGCTACGTGATTTTCGAGCAGAACAACATAGCCCATAACTATATCTTTGGTAAACTGCTACAATCAGGCCCTTGGAAAGAGTTTGGTACGGCACCTGTGCAAGCTGCATTGCGGTTTATTTATACCCTTCAGGATACGCAACTATTCTTAGATATTAATGAAGTTGGGCTACAATTACCTGACAAAACCCAACTGCCAGCAATTTTATTTTCCGCTAATTTTAGCCATGCGATCGCTCAAGACGATCCGAAAACGCGTTTAGCTAACCTAGTACAAGTTATAGGTAAATGGCAGACTGACTTAGCTACTTACCAAGAAGTAGTGAATACCAAGTTTTTAGGCTCACAGAACTATCAAATCAACATAGCGCCAGATGAACCTTTGATATTTCCCAAAGAAGTAAGTTAATCACGGAATCTGAGAAAATCTAAAAATTGAATTTTTGAGAAATAGGATAACAGTAAACGTAAAATAAATAAATAGGACTTACGCAAAAGTCACGTAATTACGTCATTACGAGCGCAGCGACGTAATCGCCTGAGATTCTGGGATTGCTTCCCTACACTTTGTTCCGGTCGCAATGACAAATTTTGCTTGCGTAAGTCCTGATAAATTTACTGTTATCCTGTCTTTTATTTCTTCTCAGCACAACCCTCAAAAACTTGATTACCCAGAATGAAAATTGCTGAGTAAGGATAGTTTTTATCTGACATTCCATCACTACAAGTATCGACTTGCTTGATGATTAATATACTGTTTATCCTATTTTTTAAGCGGTAAACACGTACTAAATCTGCTGGACGGCCTTGTGCTGTTAAAGGTTTAATGTACGGAAAGGTTTGTTTCGGCTTGTCAGGGGAAGAGTAAATAATTGCGCTTTTACCTACAGTTACGCTCCAAAATGGTTCTGTACCCCTAGCAATGAACTCTTCGCTCTTGCTATTTTGTGCAACAACTAGATGATTGCTATACATCGATAACAAAGTGATTCCCAACCCAAAAAACGTAATGGATGAGAGGCAGGTTTTCATCATAAATTGAGGTTTACAATATTAAGAAAAACTTGATCGCAAGGTGACTCAATCAGCCGTGAATCAACATGGGGCAATGCCACAAAGCAGCGAACCCACATATTACTCCCTGCTAGGACTGCATCCCTCGGCATCGGTAATCGACATCCGTCGAGCGTACCGAGAACTGAGTAAACGCTATCATCCTGATACTACCGATTTACCTGCTACTCTTGCTACAGCTAAATTTCAGCGACTCAATGAAGCATACGCTACTTTGAGTAACCCAGAACGTAGGTTAAATTACGACTTAAAAATCGGCTATTCCCGCTTTGGAGTGATTCAAGCACCTGCCGATTTGAACCATCCCGTGCAGAAGACCTATGACTGGTCAAAATCTGCTTACTTAGATGCTAGCGATCGCCCACTCTCATCGGGGGAAATCTTTGCATTATTTATGCTAGTGTTAACGTTTTTGGGTTGTCTGTTACTCGCGATCGCTATTGGTTTAACCCGTGGTGAGGCGGCTTTTCAAACACAACAGCTTCCACAACCTGTTACAAGTCAGCAGCAAATTCACCAAACGGCACCATCAGCCAGCTTTTTGGGAATTGAAAATCACTTTTGTTAATGTGTAATTTTAAACTTAATCATGTCTTTTCTTCCTCCAGATGCACCCTTATATAACCACACCCTGCCACAAATTGAGCAGTGGTTAAAAGACCAAGGCTGTCAACAAAATGAAGCAGAGTTACATTGTTGGCACGTAAAACGCCCTACTTGGCAAGCTGATCTCTCCCTTGATGTTGAGCAACTAACAGTGCGCTATATCGAAGCCGGAGAAAATCACCAAGACATCCTCCGTTCATTTAAATATTCCCTCAGCCGGGAAGATATTGAGCAAGCGGTTTTTGCTGGGCCATAAGGGATCGGGTAATTGGTAATTGGTAATGGGTAATGAGTAATGAGTAATGAGTAATGAGTAATGAGTAATGAGTAATGAGTAATGAGTAATGGGTAATGAGTAATGGGTAATGAGTAATGAGTAATGAGTAATGAGTAATGGGTAATGAGTAATGAGTAATGGGTAATGAGTAATGAGTAATGGGTAATGAGTAATGAGTAATGAGTAATGGGTAATGAGTAATGAGTAATGGGTAATGAGTAATGAGTAATGAGTAATGAGTAATGAGTAATGGGTAATGAGTAATGAGTAATGAGTAATGGGTAATGGGTGTTTATTATTTCTCCCTAATCTCCCTTATCCACCTCATCTCCCACCCTGCGGGAAGCCGCAAAGCGTCTACATCTCCCCAATCCCCAGTCCCCAATCCCCAGTCCCCAGTCCCCAGTCCCCAATCCCCAATCCCCAACCCCTAAACCGCACCAAACCGCCGTTCCCGTTGCTGATAAGCACACAAAGCGCGGTGGAATTCTACGCGGTCAAAATCTGGCCAGAGTGTTTCAGTAATATAAAATTCACCATAAGCCATTTGCCATAAAAGGAAATTTGAGAGGCGCATTTCGCCACTAGTACGTATTAATAAATCTGGATCGGCAATACCTGCTGTATATAAGTGGCGTTCAAATACCGCCTCATCAATTTCATCGGGTTGAATTAGACCTTGTTGAACTTTTTGGGCGATCGCCCGACAAGCCTGTAAAATTTCTTGCCGTCCACCATAATTGGTGGCTACTGTAAACCGGATACTGCGATTATCCTTAGTTTCTGCCATTGAACGGGAAATTTCTTCTTGGAGCGATCGCGGTAGTGCATTCAAATTCCCCACGAACTGAATTTGCACGTTCTCTTCCACCATTTCCCGCAGTTCTTGGCGTAAAACTCTTTGAAATAGAGTCATCAAAAAATCAACTTCTTCTTGGGGTCTTTTCCAGTTTTCTGTGGAAAAAGCGTAAGCTGTTAACGCCTGAATTCCCCAATCTTTACAACAACGCAGCAAATCTTTGAGTGCATCTACTCCCCGTTTATGACCCATAATCCGGGGTAGACCTTGACGTTTAGCCCATCGACCATTGCCATCCATAATCACCGCAACGTGTTTGGGCAGTAATTCTCGTTTTAAGCCAGGGGGCAAATCTTGTAATTCAGTTTGTTGTGCTTTCATTTTTTATCTCGAGAGGCGGTCGTTCGCGTAGCGCGTCGAAGACGTGGTAATCCTAGTAACCTTGAAACCAGTACTAGTGCCTTAGTATTAAGCTGACGACCCAAGCTTAACAAACCAGGAGCCACAGCTTCCCGATCTACCGTTGGGGATAAAAGAGCTTCTAATGACTCTTTTAGTTTCCTAATCGTCAGAGGTCTATTGAGAATTCCCCGCTCAGCTAAGGAAATAGAACCAGTTTCTTCTGATACAACAACACAGATGCAATTTTCGACCCGCTCAGTAATTCCCATCGCAGCCCGGTGGCGTGTACCCAACTGGCGCGAGGCTGTGCGTCCCGAAAGTGGTAAAATTATACCCGATGCAATAATCCGTGAGCCACGTATCAAGGTTGCCCCATCGTGTAATAAAGTTTTCGGTTGAAATATAGTTTGTATTAATTCTTTAGTAACCTCAGCATTCAGTTTCACTCCTGGTACAGAAAAATCTCGCTCGTCAATCGGGCCTGTTGTTTCCACAATCAATAAAGCGCCAATTCGGTTTTTTGACAGTTCTTTGACAGCATCAACAATCTCATCAATTACACTGTCAGATTTAGGTACTGCCAAACTGGAGGGATGAAACAACTGGCGGAATTCGCCGCGCCCTAATTGTTCTAAAAAACGCCGAAACTCTGACTGGAGTGCCACTGCCATTGCTACAGCACAGCCAATAACCAACTTTTCTAGTACGAAATTTAAGAGTGGTAGCCCCAACCTATTACTTAGTGCTGAAGCCAACATTAATATAATAAATCCCCGTACCATCCACAGCGTTCGGCGCTCACTAATAATAACTAGTATCATGTAGGTCAGCGCCAATACTAATACGATATCCAGAGTCCCAAGCAGCAAGGACTGCGACCATCCCAGGTTTGTCAGCCATTGCTTCCACCAATCTCTCATGACATCTGGATTAATATTTTGCCTCTAAAATACAGTGAATTAATAGTCCAGAGTCAAGAGTAAAAAGTCAAGAGTGAACATTTATTAACTCCGGACTTTGAACATTTGACCTTGGACGTTGAACTATTTCTTGAGCCTTTCTGGTAGGCAATCTTGCCTAATTAAGTCCTGATAAGTTTCGCGTTGCAAAATTAAATTTGCTTCGCCGTTTGAGACTACAACAGCTGCCGGTCGGGGTAAGCGATTGTAGTTAGATGCCATACTGTAATTGTAAGCACCAGTTCCCATAACTACGAGAATATCCCCAGGTTCAGTTTGTGGGAGTTGGGCATTTTTAATCAAAATATCCCCAGATTCACAGTGCTTACCAGCAATTGTGACAGTTTCTGTCAAGGGAGCAGAAATTTTGTTAGCGACCACAGCCCGGTACTCTGATTGGTAGGTAATGGGTCGTGGATTGTCTGACATACCTCCATCTACTGCTATGTAAGTACGGATTTCCGGAATTACCTTTGATGAACCTATTGTATAAGCAGTTACACAAGCTGTGGCAATCAGCGATCGCCCTGGTTCCGATAATAACTTGGGTAAAGGTAGATTTTCTGCTGCACAAGCTGTTTGCACTACATCACAAATCGCTTTGACCCATTCATCAATACTTGGTGGATCGTCTGATTCTACATAGCGAATGCCTAAACCACCGCCAACATTTAGCTCTGTCACATTTAAACCGTACTTGGCTGCATCCCGCAACCACTGCACCATGACCGCCGCTAAATCCTGATGGGGCTGGCGTTCAAAAATTTGAGAACCAATGTGAGCGTGTAAACCAGCACAATTCAAGGCTGATTGCTTACTAACAAAGGTAAACACCTCATCCAAATCATTTGGATCGAAGCCAAATTTACTATCTAAGTGTCCCGTGCGGATGTACTCATGAGTGTGACACTCAATACCTGGTGTCAAGCGCAACATAATCCGAATGGGTAGCGGGAAGGAATTTTCTCCTTGCTCCTCTGCTATTTCCACTAAGGTTTTTAACTCATACCAGTTATCCACCACAATGGTGACACCAGACTCAATCGCTAAAATTAACTCTGAGCGAGATTTATTATTGCCGTGGAGGTAAATTTTTTCTGGGCTAACCCCAGCGCTGAGGGCGGTGTAGAGTTCTCCCCCAGACACGACATCGATTCCCAAGCCTTCATCAGCGACAATCGCACAAACTGCTAAACAATTCCAAGCTTTAGAAGCATAAAGTACTTGAGATTCTCCCTGATAATATTGCTGGAAAGCATCTCGATATTGCTGACAAGCCGAACGCAGGGTTTCTTCATCTAAAATATATAAAGGCGAGCCAAACTGCTTTATTAGGGTTGTGATATCACACCCACCAATTTCTAGGCAGCCATGACTATTTACTTGAGCCGTCAAGGGTAAAAGTTCTTGATTAGGCGAAGTGCTACGCCTTGCAGGTAAATATTGACTACCAGCCTGTTGAACCCCAGTGGGGTGAGTCGATACCATAACTATAAGAGTTGTCCTTGTTCAAATTATGGGCGTGAGTGAGTCTCCCGATTCCCAGTTTACAAAGGGTTTGTAATCTTATCCAAT contains the following coding sequences:
- a CDS encoding COG3650 family protein, yielding MYSNHLVVAQNSKSEEFIARGTEPFWSVTVGKSAIIYSSPDKPKQTFPYIKPLTAQGRPADLVRVYRLKNRINSILIIKQVDTCSDGMSDKNYPYSAIFILGNQVFEGCAEKK
- a CDS encoding J domain-containing protein yields the protein MPQSSEPTYYSLLGLHPSASVIDIRRAYRELSKRYHPDTTDLPATLATAKFQRLNEAYATLSNPERRLNYDLKIGYSRFGVIQAPADLNHPVQKTYDWSKSAYLDASDRPLSSGEIFALFMLVLTFLGCLLLAIAIGLTRGEAAFQTQQLPQPVTSQQQIHQTAPSASFLGIENHFC
- a CDS encoding DUF3143 domain-containing protein, coding for MSFLPPDAPLYNHTLPQIEQWLKDQGCQQNEAELHCWHVKRPTWQADLSLDVEQLTVRYIEAGENHQDILRSFKYSLSREDIEQAVFAGP
- a CDS encoding isoprenyl transferase, coding for MKAQQTELQDLPPGLKRELLPKHVAVIMDGNGRWAKRQGLPRIMGHKRGVDALKDLLRCCKDWGIQALTAYAFSTENWKRPQEEVDFLMTLFQRVLRQELREMVEENVQIQFVGNLNALPRSLQEEISRSMAETKDNRSIRFTVATNYGGRQEILQACRAIAQKVQQGLIQPDEIDEAVFERHLYTAGIADPDLLIRTSGEMRLSNFLLWQMAYGEFYITETLWPDFDRVEFHRALCAYQQRERRFGAV
- the cdaA gene encoding diadenylate cyclase CdaA, with product MRDWWKQWLTNLGWSQSLLLGTLDIVLVLALTYMILVIISERRTLWMVRGFIILMLASALSNRLGLPLLNFVLEKLVIGCAVAMAVALQSEFRRFLEQLGRGEFRQLFHPSSLAVPKSDSVIDEIVDAVKELSKNRIGALLIVETTGPIDERDFSVPGVKLNAEVTKELIQTIFQPKTLLHDGATLIRGSRIIASGIILPLSGRTASRQLGTRHRAAMGITERVENCICVVVSEETGSISLAERGILNRPLTIRKLKESLEALLSPTVDREAVAPGLLSLGRQLNTKALVLVSRLLGLPRLRRATRTTASRDKK
- the lysA gene encoding diaminopimelate decarboxylase — its product is MVSTHPTGVQQAGSQYLPARRSTSPNQELLPLTAQVNSHGCLEIGGCDITTLIKQFGSPLYILDEETLRSACQQYRDAFQQYYQGESQVLYASKAWNCLAVCAIVADEGLGIDVVSGGELYTALSAGVSPEKIYLHGNNKSRSELILAIESGVTIVVDNWYELKTLVEIAEEQGENSFPLPIRIMLRLTPGIECHTHEYIRTGHLDSKFGFDPNDLDEVFTFVSKQSALNCAGLHAHIGSQIFERQPHQDLAAVMVQWLRDAAKYGLNVTELNVGGGLGIRYVESDDPPSIDEWVKAICDVVQTACAAENLPLPKLLSEPGRSLIATACVTAYTIGSSKVIPEIRTYIAVDGGMSDNPRPITYQSEYRAVVANKISAPLTETVTIAGKHCESGDILIKNAQLPQTEPGDILVVMGTGAYNYSMASNYNRLPRPAAVVVSNGEANLILQRETYQDLIRQDCLPERLKK